One window of Catonella massiliensis genomic DNA carries:
- a CDS encoding ATP-binding protein produces MLKRKIEKDIEKWIENSEKALLVYGVRQAGKTFIIRECLKRNECEYIEFNLINQPELVEILRDSTGIDDLILKLSLYSEKKIIPGKTIFFFDEIQRYKEIVTKIKFLVEDKRYRYILSGSLLGVEIINLKSAPVGYLQTLNMYPMDFEEFLQIFSVDETIINNLRNCFLTKTKVDEIIHNKIMEMFNIYLIIGGMPAAVERYRNTENIDDVMEEHRAIIEQYKLDFTQYEEDNRKLIITHIYELIPAELNEKNKRFMIADINKNLRYDRISDSFVWLWKSGVALGVFNTTEPTIPLMLNEKSALFKLFISDVGLLTTIYGKSCKLKIVNKESDINKGAVFENVVAQELHAHGYPLYYYNSKKLGEIDFIVEQSGKTLPIEVKSGKVYNKHSALNNLMNTKEYGIEEAFIFTNDNVKIEGKLNYLPIYMVMFLRDEPMEFADIRVGRYRI; encoded by the coding sequence ATGCTAAAGAGAAAAATTGAAAAAGATATTGAAAAATGGATTGAAAACAGTGAGAAAGCTCTTCTCGTCTACGGGGTACGCCAGGCGGGAAAGACATTTATTATTCGTGAATGCTTGAAGAGGAATGAATGCGAATATATTGAATTTAATCTTATTAATCAGCCTGAACTTGTGGAGATTTTGAGAGATTCAACGGGAATAGATGACCTGATATTAAAGCTCTCGTTATATAGCGAGAAGAAGATAATTCCCGGGAAAACTATTTTCTTTTTTGATGAAATACAAAGATATAAAGAAATTGTGACCAAGATTAAATTCCTCGTTGAAGATAAAAGATACAGGTATATTTTATCAGGTTCATTACTAGGGGTAGAAATAATTAATCTCAAATCAGCACCTGTCGGATATTTGCAGACTCTAAATATGTATCCTATGGATTTTGAAGAGTTCTTGCAGATATTTAGCGTCGACGAGACTATTATAAATAACCTGCGAAATTGCTTTCTAACCAAGACGAAGGTAGATGAGATTATCCATAACAAAATTATGGAAATGTTTAACATTTATCTAATAATCGGTGGTATGCCTGCGGCTGTTGAAAGGTATCGTAATACTGAAAATATAGATGATGTAATGGAAGAACACAGGGCTATTATAGAGCAGTATAAGCTGGATTTTACGCAGTATGAGGAGGATAACCGTAAACTTATTATTACTCATATATATGAGCTTATTCCAGCAGAACTTAACGAGAAAAATAAGCGGTTTATGATAGCAGATATTAATAAAAATCTCCGTTATGACCGCATATCAGACAGTTTTGTCTGGTTATGGAAGTCTGGGGTAGCACTGGGAGTATTTAATACTACAGAGCCTACGATTCCACTTATGCTTAATGAGAAAAGTGCTTTATTCAAGCTATTTATATCGGATGTCGGTCTGCTTACCACAATCTATGGCAAGTCCTGTAAACTAAAAATTGTAAATAAAGAAAGCGACATCAACAAGGGAGCAGTATTTGAAAATGTGGTAGCACAGGAGCTTCATGCACATGGATATCCTCTGTATTACTATAACAGTAAAAAACTGGGAGAGATTGACTTTATAGTAGAACAGAGTGGCAAAACATTACCAATCGAGGTAAAAAGCGGTAAAGTATACAATAAACACTCTGCCCTTAACAATTTGATGAACACAAAGGAATACGGAATTGAAGAGGCTTTTATCTTCACAAATGATAATGTGAAGATAGAGGGGAAGCTTAATTATCTCCCTATCTATATGGTTATGTTCTTAAGAGATGAACCGATGGAGTTTGCTGATATAAGGGTGGGGAGGTATAGGATATAG